One Vibrio campbellii CAIM 519 = NBRC 15631 = ATCC 25920 genomic window carries:
- a CDS encoding methyltransferase family protein: MKKLELKVAPVALFLLMVLLMYWLKDAMPEMKITVPFVEFVTAGLIVIAGFIGIAGVYEFRKAKTTVNPVKPETASQVVDTGVFAYTRNPMYVALLLVIIAIGLWWQHLSVILCGVLFVAYMNRFQIKPEERALERLFGEDYLDYKNQVRRWI; the protein is encoded by the coding sequence TTGAAAAAGCTTGAGCTGAAAGTCGCACCTGTCGCTTTGTTTCTGTTGATGGTACTCCTGATGTACTGGCTAAAAGACGCCATGCCAGAGATGAAAATTACCGTGCCGTTCGTTGAGTTTGTAACCGCAGGGCTGATTGTGATTGCTGGCTTTATCGGAATCGCTGGTGTTTACGAATTTCGTAAAGCGAAAACAACCGTGAACCCAGTGAAGCCTGAAACCGCTTCGCAGGTGGTGGATACTGGCGTGTTCGCTTACACACGTAACCCAATGTACGTCGCGCTATTGCTTGTCATCATTGCGATTGGACTATGGTGGCAGCACCTCAGTGTTATCTTATGTGGAGTATTGTTTGTTGCTTACATGAATCGCTTTCAAATTAAGCCAGAGGAGCGGGCATTAGAACGTCTGTTTGGTGAAGATTATTTGGATTATAAGAACCAAGTACGTCGCTGGATTTGA
- a CDS encoding DUF3581 domain-containing protein, with the protein MFLTPYFSDTNHQFQFTREQASHFAKRVAGDYNPIHDEDNKRFCVPGDLLFAVLLSKKGVSHKMRFDFSGMVNDGVALHIENKCEKESAVVDEAGKEYLHMSREGETNHDPAFIEHVVTNYVQFSGMNFPHIMVPLMEEKQMMINCQRPLVIYESMEVEFNRLDLTHPEVDFTGATFDVEGKRGVVTLNFAFKEDGEVVGKGIKRMVASGLKPYDQEAVDDLVQRFNERKDAFLAKFAKAA; encoded by the coding sequence ATGTTTCTAACACCTTATTTTTCAGACACTAATCACCAATTTCAATTTACTCGTGAACAAGCAAGTCATTTTGCAAAGCGCGTAGCTGGTGATTACAACCCTATTCATGATGAAGACAACAAACGCTTTTGTGTGCCAGGCGATCTGCTTTTCGCCGTCTTGCTAAGCAAAAAAGGCGTGAGCCACAAAATGCGCTTCGATTTCTCCGGAATGGTGAACGATGGTGTGGCACTTCACATTGAAAATAAGTGTGAAAAAGAAAGTGCTGTCGTAGACGAAGCAGGCAAAGAATACCTGCACATGTCTCGCGAGGGTGAAACCAACCACGATCCAGCCTTCATTGAACATGTAGTCACAAACTACGTTCAGTTCTCTGGCATGAACTTCCCGCACATCATGGTACCTCTAATGGAAGAGAAGCAAATGATGATCAACTGCCAACGTCCATTGGTGATTTACGAAAGCATGGAAGTGGAATTCAACCGTCTAGACCTGACTCACCCTGAAGTCGACTTCACAGGTGCAACATTCGATGTTGAAGGTAAGCGTGGTGTGGTAACGCTAAACTTTGCCTTTAAAGAAGATGGTGAGGTAGTAGGTAAAGGCATCAAACGTATGGTGGCGAGTGGCCTTAAACCTTACGACCAAGAAGCGGTAGACGATTTAGTCCAACGCTTTAACGAACGCAAGGACGCCTTCCTAGCAAAGTTCGCTAAGGCAGCCTAG
- a CDS encoding ADP-ribosyltransferase, producing the protein MLRFIALFTLCLSATINAEVFVALKAPLRSHIQVEELASQFSDWAKASSGWRFRFMTEKDLEALEDFSVSGYQSANDYLRATDTSTWGQYGKTTKKFIKQVRGAMSKLPEYKGITYRGAWVKESLLNKLQVGDVVVEPAFTSSSAIPEVAKRFAITRPNSPQPLQRALYEIQIKSNGRALGGLSEFGGEAEVLLPPNTYYKVTKIELNRGSAMLALETVSSHDAVEGMIYNLYSGEEINQSYWRSLACL; encoded by the coding sequence ATGTTGAGGTTTATTGCTCTTTTTACGCTCTGTCTTAGCGCGACTATTAATGCAGAGGTATTTGTTGCCTTAAAAGCACCTTTGCGAAGTCATATTCAAGTTGAAGAGCTTGCTTCTCAGTTCTCTGATTGGGCTAAAGCCTCCAGCGGTTGGCGATTTAGATTTATGACGGAAAAGGATTTGGAAGCTCTAGAAGATTTTTCGGTATCTGGTTATCAATCTGCTAATGACTATTTAAGAGCGACTGATACATCAACTTGGGGCCAATACGGCAAGACAACTAAGAAGTTCATAAAACAGGTTCGGGGGGCTATGTCAAAGCTCCCTGAATATAAGGGTATTACCTATCGTGGGGCGTGGGTAAAAGAATCTCTTCTGAACAAACTTCAAGTTGGAGATGTTGTTGTTGAGCCTGCGTTTACTTCTAGTAGCGCAATACCTGAAGTTGCTAAACGGTTTGCCATCACAAGACCCAATTCGCCACAGCCACTGCAGCGTGCCTTGTATGAGATTCAGATCAAAAGCAATGGCCGTGCTCTCGGTGGTTTGTCTGAATTTGGGGGAGAAGCTGAAGTGTTGTTACCACCAAACACTTACTACAAAGTGACAAAGATCGAGTTAAACCGAGGCTCTGCGATGTTGGCTCTAGAGACTGTGTCATCACATGATGCGGTAGAAGGGATGATATACAACCTATATTCGGGCGAAGAGATAAACCAATCTTATTGGCGCTCTTTGGCGTGCCTTTAA
- a CDS encoding ADP-ribosyltransferase, whose product MKSKISIALLLVVTHGYVFAEDFTEFKGQPLSSTQREQMENDLMDWAITNHERAERKMISEEYSAIKSYGRVDHDVVNEYMRAGEPKEFLLPGYGESLKVRVSHMRSVMNKLPNYKGTVFRGSSIKNSLLEKLDVGDILHEKAFLSTSTIPSVARSFSVSAAYDGASAAQFKIDLKSSGRAINAYTFKPYEAEILVKPNTYFRIEAIEKISANKNYIKLREIKNPSKYLKAEPDIHVFDSFTGEEVSIKGRTALYCL is encoded by the coding sequence ATGAAATCAAAAATATCGATTGCTTTATTATTAGTTGTCACTCATGGGTACGTTTTTGCCGAAGATTTCACTGAGTTTAAAGGGCAACCTCTCTCTTCAACTCAGCGAGAGCAGATGGAGAACGACTTGATGGACTGGGCGATAACCAACCATGAAAGAGCAGAAAGAAAAATGATCTCAGAGGAGTACTCAGCAATCAAAAGCTATGGCCGCGTCGATCATGATGTGGTGAATGAGTATATGCGAGCTGGTGAACCGAAGGAGTTTTTACTACCTGGCTATGGAGAGTCACTCAAAGTGAGGGTCTCTCATATGCGAAGCGTAATGAATAAGCTACCTAATTATAAGGGGACCGTTTTTAGAGGCTCATCGATTAAAAACAGTCTTCTAGAAAAGCTAGATGTTGGCGATATTTTACACGAAAAAGCCTTTTTATCGACATCGACCATTCCTAGTGTAGCGAGAAGTTTTTCAGTCTCTGCTGCTTACGATGGTGCATCTGCTGCTCAGTTCAAAATAGATTTGAAATCATCTGGGCGGGCTATTAACGCTTATACATTTAAACCATACGAAGCTGAAATCTTGGTCAAGCCTAATACTTATTTTCGTATTGAGGCTATAGAAAAAATTTCAGCAAATAAAAATTATATTAAATTAAGGGAGATAAAGAACCCATCTAAATACTTGAAAGCTGAACCCGATATACATGTCTTTGATAGCTTTACTGGAGAAGAAGTTTCAATCAAAGGCCGAACAGCATTGTATTGTTTATAA
- a CDS encoding ADP-ribosyltransferase, which translates to MKFKKTIYGFLLHFLFCSYSIAGLKYNKEYYNFSEMEQIMDNLSEPGIDDFAEFERLRTELYEQADVQRGLLSEEEAAALAEYQDVAYVSTRESFISGIYDSETRNIIDHIDSAFEKSIKYQGVTYRGERELGAYMSDIQVGDIVSPSSYISTSISKDVAYNFQSGQLARFELQEGKSGIVIPSVIDGELEVLINRDTYFEVVAIKTSYMGTHVVYREVDASSVGEKNIKDMHSGEELTATEVCAF; encoded by the coding sequence ATGAAATTCAAAAAAACAATATATGGCTTTTTACTTCATTTTTTATTTTGCTCATATTCAATCGCTGGATTAAAGTACAACAAAGAATATTATAACTTTTCAGAGATGGAACAGATAATGGATAATTTATCTGAACCAGGTATTGATGATTTTGCAGAGTTTGAAAGGTTAAGAACAGAATTATATGAACAAGCTGATGTTCAAAGAGGGCTTTTATCTGAGGAGGAAGCTGCTGCCCTAGCTGAGTATCAAGATGTTGCATATGTATCAACGCGAGAGAGTTTTATCTCGGGTATATACGATAGTGAAACAAGGAATATTATTGACCATATAGATTCTGCGTTTGAAAAAAGTATCAAGTACCAAGGTGTAACCTATCGAGGTGAGCGTGAGCTTGGAGCATATATGTCTGATATACAAGTCGGAGATATTGTTAGCCCAAGCTCTTACATATCAACATCAATATCAAAAGATGTTGCCTATAACTTCCAGTCAGGACAACTCGCAAGATTTGAACTTCAAGAAGGTAAGAGCGGTATTGTCATCCCAAGCGTAATAGATGGTGAACTAGAGGTATTAATTAACAGAGATACTTACTTTGAGGTGGTTGCCATTAAAACAAGCTATATGGGCACGCATGTAGTTTACCGCGAAGTCGATGCTAGTTCTGTGGGTGAAAAAAACATAAAAGATATGCATAGCGGAGAAGAGTTAACGGCTACCGAAGTGTGCGCTTTTTAA
- a CDS encoding M91 family zinc metallopeptidase, giving the protein MNFFKYVFGIMSVLLVSTEIALAGGGALMGQFYSAPDGVRVIHGYNSQQLGNLYRVSTNLYVQTKDDAYLADIKLLILKLRMSPTGREILRQIATYTPVNAPEDSVGPLIEHIEGVDVTKAKVVTVIREPESSGRLFETVPSTFVDRNKAELIYPRQFDGKGVSNTVFFSTKEVVNIPGTSKQFDQSVALGHELIHARDYASGAMPSGSVLLRHRHPDSGQVTEYTIDNAEYQTTGITHFNNAESGREAETEISTFRSNNIARREQMYFQWKKLGQEAPKAYLKNEKVVSEYHLADELGAHKRNTYWPAGEYQYHPYTVEVRPAATGSMSPKWDTVEGKQAHVEVRRALNQSLSEGRDTAIVIIDATEQKLSQSLQNSPVLTRRGLGNQREILNYAAKNNIKVVNAYSSTNDTPLASLKKRQRSRLYRAISGQQASPDAFKDVQYSIGDESALSRELEGQDTVLVMAYSDGQMTTNIVDSLSDDLNKQVLVSRHSNLDYQPANLSSEESNAWLNIREKQNVKMLGSGSRSRFNICSVQ; this is encoded by the coding sequence ATGAACTTCTTCAAATACGTATTTGGTATTATGTCTGTTTTGTTGGTATCAACAGAGATTGCTTTGGCTGGTGGAGGTGCCTTAATGGGGCAGTTTTATTCAGCTCCCGATGGGGTAAGAGTTATACATGGTTATAACTCGCAGCAACTTGGAAATCTGTATCGAGTCTCAACTAACCTCTATGTGCAAACAAAAGATGACGCGTACTTGGCTGACATTAAACTACTCATTCTCAAACTTAGGATGTCTCCGACTGGACGAGAAATTCTACGCCAAATTGCCACTTATACCCCAGTAAATGCGCCTGAAGACTCCGTTGGTCCCCTCATTGAGCATATCGAGGGGGTTGATGTTACCAAAGCAAAAGTTGTTACTGTAATCCGAGAGCCGGAAAGTTCAGGCCGTCTTTTTGAAACAGTGCCTTCTACTTTTGTAGATAGAAATAAAGCAGAGCTCATTTATCCGAGACAGTTTGATGGTAAGGGCGTATCCAACACCGTCTTCTTTTCTACCAAAGAGGTCGTCAATATTCCGGGTACAAGCAAACAGTTCGACCAATCTGTTGCCCTAGGACATGAGCTAATTCATGCGCGTGACTATGCTTCAGGGGCAATGCCATCTGGTAGTGTACTTTTAAGGCACCGTCATCCAGATTCTGGGCAAGTCACTGAATATACGATTGATAATGCAGAGTACCAAACCACAGGAATAACGCATTTCAATAATGCTGAAAGTGGTAGAGAAGCAGAGACTGAAATAAGTACGTTTCGCAGCAATAACATCGCGAGACGTGAACAGATGTACTTTCAATGGAAGAAACTTGGTCAAGAAGCTCCGAAAGCTTATTTGAAGAATGAAAAGGTTGTCAGTGAATATCATTTAGCAGATGAACTTGGTGCACATAAACGAAATACTTATTGGCCTGCTGGTGAATATCAATATCACCCATACACTGTAGAGGTAAGGCCTGCTGCAACTGGGTCAATGTCCCCAAAGTGGGATACGGTTGAAGGGAAGCAAGCCCACGTTGAAGTTCGCCGAGCATTGAATCAATCTTTGAGTGAGGGAAGGGACACAGCGATAGTAATTATCGATGCAACCGAGCAAAAACTTTCACAAAGCTTGCAGAACTCTCCTGTTTTGACCAGAAGAGGCTTGGGCAATCAGAGAGAAATTTTAAACTATGCGGCAAAAAATAATATCAAAGTGGTTAATGCGTACAGTAGTACAAATGATACACCGCTTGCTAGTTTGAAAAAAAGACAGCGAAGCAGACTTTATCGTGCAATTTCTGGACAGCAAGCCAGCCCTGATGCATTTAAGGATGTCCAGTATAGCATTGGTGACGAATCCGCGCTTTCTAGAGAGTTGGAAGGACAAGATACCGTTCTTGTTATGGCTTATTCGGACGGGCAAATGACAACTAATATTGTTGATAGCTTATCAGACGATCTCAATAAACAAGTGCTGGTGTCACGACATTCAAACCTAGATTATCAACCTGCAAATTTGAGCTCAGAAGAGAGCAATGCTTGGTTAAATATTCGAGAAAAACAGAATGTGAAAATGCTCGGTTCTGGCAGTCGTAGCCGTTTCAACATTTGCAGTGTTCAGTAA
- the hutH gene encoding histidine ammonia-lyase, whose amino-acid sequence MLNLTLKPGHISLNELRQVSRSPVNLTLDPEAIPAIEESTQVVDRVIAEDRTVYGINTGFGLLANTRIAPEDLETLQRSIVLSHAAGIGKFMSDETVRLMMVLKINSLARGFSGLRLKVINMLIDLVNAQVYPCVPQKGSVGASGDLAPLAHMSTVLLGEGQARHNGKVISGLEALQIAGLEPITLAPKEGLALLNGTQASTAFALEGLFIAEDLFSSATVCGAMSVEAALGSRRPFDPRIHRVRGHRSQMDAALAYRHLLEATSEIGESHTNCEKVQDPYSLRCQPQVMGACLQQIRNAADTLKVEANSVSDNPLVFAEDDDIISGGNFHAEPVAMAADNLALAIAEIGSLSERRMALLIDSALSKLPPFLVDNGGVNSGFMIAQVTSAALASENKTLAHPASVDSLPTSANQEDHVSMATFAARRLKEMGENTRGILAVEYLSAAQGLDFRAPNKSSERIEIAKQMLREKVSFYDKDRYFAPDIEQANALLKLALHNALMPENLLPSVH is encoded by the coding sequence ATGCTCAATTTAACGCTAAAGCCGGGCCATATTAGCTTAAACGAACTGCGTCAGGTGAGCCGCTCACCTGTCAACCTTACTCTAGACCCAGAAGCCATTCCGGCCATTGAGGAAAGTACTCAAGTTGTCGACCGCGTAATAGCAGAAGATCGCACTGTATACGGCATCAATACGGGTTTCGGTCTACTCGCAAACACACGTATTGCGCCGGAAGATCTAGAAACGCTGCAACGCAGTATTGTTCTTTCACACGCTGCGGGCATCGGTAAATTCATGTCAGACGAGACCGTGCGTTTGATGATGGTGCTGAAAATCAACAGTCTTGCGCGTGGCTTCTCAGGTTTGCGTTTAAAAGTCATCAACATGCTGATTGATTTGGTGAACGCGCAGGTGTACCCATGCGTGCCACAAAAGGGCTCAGTAGGCGCATCGGGTGATTTAGCGCCGCTGGCTCACATGAGTACGGTGCTTCTTGGTGAAGGTCAAGCGCGTCACAATGGCAAAGTCATTTCTGGCTTAGAAGCTCTGCAAATTGCTGGTCTAGAGCCAATAACACTAGCACCAAAAGAGGGCCTCGCACTGCTTAACGGTACTCAAGCGTCAACGGCGTTTGCTCTCGAAGGTTTATTCATTGCCGAAGATCTCTTCTCCTCTGCTACCGTTTGTGGTGCGATGTCGGTAGAAGCTGCACTGGGCAGCCGTCGTCCATTTGACCCACGTATCCACCGTGTTCGTGGTCACCGCAGCCAAATGGATGCGGCGTTGGCGTATCGACATCTATTAGAAGCGACCAGTGAGATTGGTGAGTCGCACACTAACTGTGAGAAAGTTCAAGACCCTTACTCACTGCGCTGTCAGCCTCAAGTCATGGGGGCTTGTTTACAGCAAATTCGCAATGCGGCAGACACTCTGAAAGTAGAGGCCAACTCGGTATCAGATAACCCGCTTGTGTTTGCTGAAGACGACGACATCATCTCTGGCGGTAACTTCCACGCTGAGCCCGTTGCTATGGCGGCGGATAATCTTGCGCTTGCGATTGCAGAGATTGGTAGCTTGTCAGAGCGTCGCATGGCACTCCTCATTGATAGCGCCTTATCTAAGCTTCCTCCATTTTTGGTCGACAATGGCGGCGTCAACTCGGGCTTTATGATTGCGCAGGTAACGTCAGCAGCGCTTGCGAGTGAAAACAAAACACTGGCTCACCCTGCTTCTGTCGATAGCTTGCCTACGTCCGCAAACCAAGAAGATCATGTATCGATGGCGACCTTCGCTGCTCGTCGCCTGAAAGAGATGGGTGAAAACACGCGTGGTATTTTGGCGGTTGAATACTTATCTGCCGCGCAAGGCTTGGATTTCCGCGCGCCAAACAAATCTTCTGAACGTATCGAGATTGCAAAACAAATGCTGCGTGAAAAAGTCTCGTTCTACGATAAAGATCGCTACTTCGCACCAGATATCGAGCAAGCCAACGCACTACTCAAGCTTGCTCTTCATAACGCATTGATGCCAGAAAACTTGCTCCCTAGCGTGCACTAA